One window from the genome of Halomicrobium zhouii encodes:
- a CDS encoding GMC family oxidoreductase codes for MSVTDGESTERDATEREAPNREPSDRVDVCVVGAGPAGGVVAHSLAARGHDVVVLEAGPRFSFEERIRRMERHQRPAFDQADVWEMGGDRDAFRSSGDLNYPLNDVRVKGVGGTTLHWIGYTPRFHEKDFEMDSRYGLADDWPIAYEDVRPYYTAAEREMGVAGGEDNPFAPPREEAFPMDAFPPSHSDASLSAACEELDITTHSIPQARNSEAYDDRSQCVGYGTCHPVCPSGAKYSGDVHVRKAEEAGARILDRVPVQRLEHDDSGERVEAAVYATPDGEEHRQEARQFVLAGGAVETPRLLLLSESSQYPDGLANSSGAVGRYFMDHLLHMTMGVVPEETRQHQVGFSTAATHQFYDHEEPTPGSFFVAFLNYAGPSPVEAALENGAWGDDVVSAVSEEYGNHVGTEALVEQLPDAESRITLDTSQTDDHGNPVPDVAWSIGEHGVRTGERALEVQREIMDEAGARITWSTSPRQPLSGSHPMGTTRMGADPETSVVDERLRTHDLDNLSIASSSVFTTGGAMNPTLTIAALSLKAADHVDADL; via the coding sequence ATGAGCGTGACCGACGGCGAGTCCACCGAGCGAGACGCCACCGAACGAGAAGCCCCCAATCGCGAGCCCTCCGACCGGGTCGACGTCTGCGTCGTCGGCGCCGGGCCGGCAGGCGGCGTCGTCGCCCACTCGCTGGCCGCCCGGGGCCACGACGTCGTGGTCCTGGAGGCGGGCCCGCGCTTCTCGTTCGAGGAGCGGATCCGCCGGATGGAGCGCCACCAGCGCCCGGCGTTCGACCAGGCCGACGTCTGGGAGATGGGCGGGGACCGCGACGCCTTCCGCTCCAGCGGCGACCTGAACTACCCGCTCAACGACGTCCGGGTGAAGGGCGTCGGCGGGACGACGCTCCACTGGATCGGCTACACCCCGCGGTTCCACGAGAAGGACTTCGAGATGGACTCGCGGTACGGCCTCGCCGACGACTGGCCCATCGCCTACGAGGACGTCCGGCCGTACTACACCGCCGCCGAACGCGAGATGGGCGTCGCCGGGGGCGAGGACAACCCGTTCGCGCCGCCGCGCGAGGAGGCGTTTCCGATGGACGCGTTCCCGCCGAGTCACTCGGACGCGTCGCTGTCGGCGGCCTGCGAGGAACTGGACATCACTACCCACTCCATCCCGCAGGCCCGGAACAGCGAGGCCTACGACGACCGGAGCCAGTGCGTCGGCTACGGCACCTGCCACCCCGTCTGTCCGTCGGGGGCGAAGTACAGCGGCGACGTCCACGTCAGGAAGGCCGAGGAAGCGGGGGCCAGGATCCTGGATCGGGTCCCCGTCCAGCGCCTGGAACACGACGACTCTGGCGAGCGCGTCGAGGCGGCCGTCTACGCGACGCCCGACGGCGAGGAACACCGCCAGGAAGCGCGCCAGTTCGTCCTCGCCGGGGGCGCCGTCGAGACGCCGCGGCTCCTGTTGCTCTCGGAATCGTCGCAGTACCCCGATGGCCTGGCCAACAGCTCCGGCGCGGTCGGCCGGTACTTCATGGACCACCTGCTGCACATGACGATGGGCGTCGTCCCCGAGGAGACCCGCCAGCACCAGGTCGGCTTCTCGACGGCGGCGACCCACCAGTTCTACGACCACGAGGAGCCGACGCCGGGGAGTTTCTTCGTCGCCTTCCTCAACTACGCCGGCCCCTCGCCCGTCGAAGCGGCCCTGGAGAACGGGGCCTGGGGCGACGACGTCGTCTCGGCGGTGTCGGAGGAGTACGGAAACCACGTCGGCACGGAGGCCCTCGTCGAACAGCTCCCCGACGCGGAGAGCCGCATCACGCTGGACACCTCGCAGACAGACGACCACGGCAATCCCGTCCCGGACGTCGCGTGGTCCATCGGCGAGCACGGCGTCCGGACCGGCGAGCGAGCGCTCGAGGTCCAGCGGGAGATCATGGACGAGGCCGGCGCCCGCATCACCTGGTCGACGAGCCCGCGACAGCCGCTGTCGGGCAGCCACCCGATGGGCACGACGCGGATGGGGGCCGACCCCGAGACGAGCGTCGTCGACGAACGTCTGCGGACCCACGACCTGGACAACCTCTCCATCGCCTCCAGCAGCGTCTTCACGACCGGCGGCGCGATGAACCCCACTCTCACCATCGCCGCGCTGTCGCTCAAAGCGGCCGATCACGTCGACGCAGACCTCTGA
- a CDS encoding family 78 glycoside hydrolase catalytic domain encodes MAASSGEVPHCRPTDLRVEYEDAPENVDPTGSPRFSWCVEADGRGAGQTAYRLVVGRDRDAVADGRGPLWDSGRVDATRSTDVDYDGPSLGSDETYYWSVKVWDGDEETDWATPSRFATALDPERWRGDWIAHQPGGGDTNGWRSQWRRPAADAEEWVQVDLGETREVSAVALHGAEPVDVVRTPDDSVVTISWDENPLEGFGFPGAYRVEVAEDPDFGNATVVADVAFEADDEAVQDGVPTDDDVPVQTHEDVGVSGRYVRVTATDLFEVTPSTWDTSNNRSDDRRVARASAWQCFALAALSVEDPAGAELATDGVVESSSSFETDTWGREQLVNGHTSSRAGSSSPLLRTEFDLEEPVRSARLHVAAVGYGELYVNGDRVGDRKLDPAWTDYEKRVLYTSHDLTDRLEEGPNAVGLWLGRGWFAKSSSYWVSDGSPRTRAMLNVEFADGTTRRVATSADWQATESPLLENDIYDGETYDARQEEDGWSSPGFDASSWATATVVDAPGGALRPERIEPMRVVDSFDVEAVHDREDGPILDFGQNLTGWVELTVDDPEAGDEVTIRHAEALTEDGDLSTIDLRSADATDTYVARGADSETYEPRFTYHGFRYAQVTGYPGELDPNNVTAKAVHTAMDRRGEFACSNEELNQLQHNAVWGLRGNTHSIPEDCPQRDERFGWTGDAHISTRSLLFNYDAVRFDEKWARDHDDVASDMGYVPDVIPNKATEDPADPTWSITRVVVPWYLYRHDGDEGILREQYEGMREYVDYWYENAEDGILPDDYGKFGDWLTFENADGRRGLPHHLFNTAFLYQVVDTFAKIAAVLDNETDAAAYRERAEHVADAFDDRYFDAKAGSYGPGTQSSYSVPLFLGLVPDEHVDDVAANLAEKVRADGGKLKTGFLGTRPLIHTLADHGYADLAYEVVSQPEQPGWVYMVRNGATTMWERWDSDGRVGDGMNSFNHSPFTHVSEFFYEVLAGIRIGDRPVTDHVTVAPSLVDDLEWVAATLDTRNGELAVEWERDGDGGYELSVTVPWNGRATVRLPADADASISEGGVPLTEGAPDGVRSVERDGDELVVDVGSGEYGFAVE; translated from the coding sequence ATGGCTGCATCATCCGGGGAGGTGCCCCACTGCCGACCGACAGACCTGCGCGTCGAGTACGAGGACGCGCCAGAGAACGTCGACCCGACCGGGTCGCCCCGGTTCTCCTGGTGTGTCGAGGCCGACGGACGCGGGGCCGGACAGACTGCCTATCGACTCGTCGTCGGTCGCGACCGTGACGCAGTCGCCGACGGACGGGGCCCCCTCTGGGACTCCGGTCGCGTCGACGCGACCCGTTCGACGGACGTCGACTACGACGGGCCGTCCCTGGGGTCGGACGAGACCTACTACTGGTCGGTGAAGGTCTGGGACGGTGACGAGGAGACCGACTGGGCGACACCGTCCCGGTTCGCGACGGCGCTGGACCCGGAGCGATGGCGGGGCGACTGGATCGCTCACCAGCCCGGTGGGGGTGACACGAACGGCTGGCGGAGCCAGTGGCGTCGGCCAGCGGCGGACGCCGAGGAGTGGGTCCAGGTGGACCTGGGCGAGACGCGCGAGGTCTCGGCCGTCGCGCTCCACGGGGCCGAACCGGTCGACGTCGTCCGGACGCCGGACGACAGCGTCGTCACCATCTCCTGGGACGAGAACCCCCTCGAGGGGTTCGGCTTTCCCGGGGCCTACCGCGTCGAGGTGGCCGAGGACCCCGACTTCGGGAACGCGACGGTCGTCGCCGACGTCGCGTTCGAGGCGGACGACGAGGCGGTCCAGGACGGCGTCCCGACGGACGACGACGTCCCGGTCCAGACACACGAGGACGTCGGCGTCAGCGGCCGGTACGTCCGGGTGACGGCGACCGACCTGTTCGAGGTGACGCCGTCGACGTGGGACACGTCCAACAACCGGAGTGACGACCGGCGCGTCGCACGCGCCAGCGCGTGGCAGTGCTTCGCGCTCGCTGCGCTCTCCGTCGAGGACCCGGCCGGCGCCGAACTCGCGACCGACGGCGTCGTCGAGTCTTCCTCGTCCTTCGAGACGGACACCTGGGGGCGCGAACAGCTCGTGAACGGACACACCTCGTCCAGGGCCGGCTCCAGTTCGCCGCTGCTCCGGACCGAGTTCGACCTCGAGGAGCCCGTCCGGTCGGCGCGACTCCACGTCGCCGCCGTCGGCTACGGCGAACTGTACGTCAACGGCGACCGGGTCGGCGACCGGAAGCTCGACCCGGCGTGGACGGACTACGAGAAGCGCGTCCTCTACACGAGCCACGACCTCACCGACCGGCTCGAGGAGGGCCCGAACGCCGTGGGGCTGTGGCTCGGTCGCGGCTGGTTCGCCAAGAGCAGTTCCTACTGGGTGAGCGACGGCTCCCCGCGAACGCGTGCGATGCTCAACGTGGAGTTCGCGGACGGGACGACGCGGCGCGTCGCGACCAGCGCGGACTGGCAGGCGACCGAGAGCCCGCTGCTCGAGAACGACATCTACGACGGCGAGACCTACGACGCGCGCCAGGAGGAAGACGGCTGGAGTTCGCCGGGCTTCGACGCCTCCTCGTGGGCTACCGCGACAGTGGTCGACGCCCCCGGCGGGGCGCTCCGGCCCGAACGTATCGAACCGATGCGCGTCGTCGACAGCTTCGACGTCGAGGCGGTCCACGACCGCGAGGACGGACCGATCCTCGACTTCGGCCAGAACCTCACCGGCTGGGTCGAACTGACGGTCGACGACCCGGAGGCCGGCGACGAGGTGACGATACGCCACGCCGAGGCGCTCACCGAGGACGGCGACCTCTCCACCATCGACCTCCGGTCGGCCGACGCGACCGACACCTACGTCGCCCGCGGCGCGGACAGCGAGACGTACGAACCGCGCTTCACCTACCACGGCTTCCGCTACGCGCAGGTCACGGGCTACCCCGGCGAACTGGATCCGAACAACGTGACGGCGAAGGCCGTCCACACGGCGATGGACCGTCGCGGTGAGTTCGCCTGCTCGAACGAGGAGCTCAACCAGCTCCAGCACAACGCGGTCTGGGGGCTGCGCGGCAACACCCACTCGATCCCCGAGGACTGCCCGCAGCGCGACGAACGGTTCGGCTGGACCGGCGACGCCCACATCTCCACCCGGTCGCTGCTGTTCAACTACGACGCCGTCCGCTTCGACGAGAAGTGGGCCCGGGACCACGACGACGTCGCCTCGGACATGGGGTACGTTCCGGACGTCATCCCGAACAAGGCCACCGAGGACCCGGCAGACCCCACCTGGTCCATCACGCGCGTCGTTGTCCCGTGGTACCTCTACCGCCACGACGGCGACGAGGGGATCCTCCGCGAGCAGTACGAGGGGATGCGCGAGTACGTCGACTACTGGTACGAGAACGCCGAAGACGGCATCCTCCCGGACGACTACGGCAAGTTCGGCGACTGGCTGACCTTCGAGAACGCGGACGGGCGCCGCGGCCTGCCCCACCACCTGTTCAACACCGCGTTCCTCTACCAGGTCGTCGACACCTTCGCGAAGATCGCGGCCGTCCTCGACAACGAGACGGACGCGGCAGCCTACCGTGAGCGTGCCGAGCACGTCGCGGATGCGTTCGACGACCGCTACTTCGACGCCAAGGCGGGATCCTACGGGCCCGGGACACAGTCGTCCTACTCCGTCCCGCTGTTCCTCGGGCTGGTGCCCGACGAGCACGTCGACGACGTCGCCGCAAACCTCGCCGAGAAGGTCCGCGCCGACGGCGGGAAGCTGAAGACCGGCTTCCTCGGGACGCGACCGCTGATCCACACGCTCGCCGACCACGGCTACGCCGACCTGGCCTACGAGGTCGTCAGCCAGCCCGAACAGCCCGGCTGGGTGTACATGGTCCGCAACGGTGCGACGACGATGTGGGAGCGCTGGGACTCCGACGGCCGCGTCGGGGACGGGATGAACTCGTTCAACCATTCGCCGTTCACCCACGTCTCCGAGTTCTTCTACGAGGTGCTCGCCGGCATCCGCATCGGCGACCGGCCGGTGACCGACCACGTGACGGTCGCTCCCTCGCTCGTCGACGACCTCGAGTGGGTCGCCGCGACGCTCGACACCCGGAACGGCGAACTGGCCGTCGAGTGGGAGCGCGACGGCGACGGCGGGTACGAACTGTCCGTCACCGTCCCCTGGAACGGTCGGGCGACGGTCCGGCTCCCGGCCGACGCGGACGCCTCGATTTCCGAAGGGGGCGTCCCGCTGACGGAAGGCGCCCCCGACGGCGTGCGCTCCGTGGAACGCGACGGCGACGAACTCGTCGTCGACGTCGGGTCCGGCGAGTACGGCTTCGCCGTCGAGTAG
- a CDS encoding SDR family NAD(P)-dependent oxidoreductase — MVAYEHTPVSVEGKRAVVVGGTSGIGQAIALGFASEGADVVATSRTEDAVDETADAIEDLGANTARVTCDVTDRESLDEVRETAVDAFGGIDVVVASQGAISRASVLGIEDDEWDFVTDVALDGVRKVTQAMAPAMDEGGSIVNISSMAARLSMANLPAYSAAKGGVEAFTRASAKELAPEIRVNAIAPGFIITPQNADTYAEGTEKRAAIDERAPLGRVADREEVVGAAVYLGSDAASYVTGEVLTVDGGFGDSAF; from the coding sequence ATGGTAGCGTACGAACACACGCCGGTATCCGTCGAGGGCAAACGGGCCGTCGTCGTCGGCGGAACGAGCGGTATCGGGCAGGCCATCGCACTGGGATTCGCCTCGGAGGGCGCCGACGTCGTCGCCACCAGTCGGACCGAGGACGCGGTCGACGAGACCGCCGACGCCATCGAGGACCTGGGCGCGAACACCGCCCGCGTCACCTGTGACGTCACCGACCGCGAGTCGCTGGACGAGGTCCGGGAGACGGCCGTCGACGCCTTCGGCGGCATCGACGTCGTCGTCGCCTCCCAGGGCGCCATCTCGCGGGCCTCGGTGCTGGGCATCGAGGACGACGAGTGGGACTTCGTCACCGACGTGGCCCTGGACGGCGTCCGGAAGGTGACCCAGGCGATGGCCCCCGCGATGGACGAGGGTGGCTCCATCGTCAACATCTCCTCGATGGCCGCGCGACTCTCGATGGCGAACCTCCCCGCGTACTCCGCGGCGAAGGGCGGCGTCGAGGCCTTCACCCGCGCGTCGGCGAAGGAACTGGCCCCCGAAATCAGGGTCAACGCCATCGCGCCCGGCTTCATCATCACGCCGCAGAACGCCGACACCTACGCCGAGGGAACGGAGAAACGGGCGGCCATCGACGAGCGCGCACCCCTCGGCCGGGTGGCCGACCGCGAGGAGGTCGTCGGGGCGGCGGTCTACCTCGGGAGCGACGCCGCATCCTACGTGACGGGCGAAGTGCTCACCGTCGACGGCGGCTTCGGCGACAGCGCGTTCTGA
- a CDS encoding zinc-dependent alcohol dehydrogenase produces MRGLAKTSRSRGGMELVDRDRPKPGPDEALVEVDYAGLCGSDAGIYEFESAFERMNLPTVIGHEYSGRVVEVGEGVTKFAVGDRVVERPIRGCGDCYQCEIGESNVCQNAVITGVDHDGAYEPYLVVPEDALHAVPDGVEQQHAAMVEPTSIGARAVIENSRVRAGDRALVEGPGPIGLLTAQIARAQGAEVVVSGVGQDADYRLPLAEELGFETINVATDDMAAYRDDLTDGVGYDVVFDTTGHPSGLPSAVEEVRKGGQIVLVGQTGETTMEYSPLVRAEIDLQCSYASMYQDFENALRLIDTGDVDAETFIDDRFSLLDADEAFETFVGGGTCKPVFDVSELR; encoded by the coding sequence ATGCGAGGGCTTGCGAAAACCAGCCGGAGCCGTGGTGGAATGGAACTCGTCGATCGGGACCGACCGAAACCCGGGCCGGACGAGGCGCTCGTCGAGGTCGACTACGCCGGGCTCTGTGGGAGCGACGCCGGAATCTACGAGTTCGAGTCCGCCTTCGAGCGGATGAACCTCCCGACCGTCATCGGCCACGAGTACTCCGGGCGCGTCGTCGAGGTCGGCGAGGGGGTCACGAAGTTCGCCGTCGGCGACCGCGTCGTCGAACGGCCGATCCGTGGCTGTGGCGACTGCTACCAGTGTGAGATCGGCGAATCCAACGTCTGCCAGAACGCCGTCATCACCGGCGTCGACCACGACGGCGCCTACGAGCCGTATCTCGTCGTCCCCGAGGACGCCCTCCACGCCGTCCCCGACGGCGTCGAGCAGCAACACGCCGCCATGGTCGAGCCGACGAGCATCGGCGCCCGCGCCGTCATCGAGAACTCACGGGTCCGCGCCGGCGACCGCGCCCTCGTCGAAGGTCCCGGCCCGATCGGCCTGCTCACCGCCCAGATCGCCCGGGCCCAGGGCGCCGAAGTCGTCGTCTCGGGCGTCGGTCAGGACGCAGACTACCGCCTCCCACTGGCCGAGGAACTCGGCTTCGAGACGATCAACGTCGCCACGGACGACATGGCGGCCTATCGCGACGACCTGACCGACGGCGTCGGCTACGACGTCGTCTTCGACACCACGGGCCACCCCTCCGGGCTCCCCTCGGCCGTCGAGGAGGTCCGGAAAGGGGGCCAGATCGTCCTCGTCGGCCAGACCGGCGAGACCACGATGGAGTACTCGCCGCTCGTGCGTGCCGAGATCGACCTCCAGTGTTCCTACGCGTCGATGTATCAGGACTTCGAGAACGCCCTCCGGCTGATCGACACCGGCGACGTCGACGCCGAGACGTTCATCGACGACCGCTTCTCGCTTTTGGACGCCGACGAGGCCTTCGAGACGTTCGTCGGTGGCGGGACCTGCAAGCCCGTCTTCGACGTCTCCGAACTGCGGTAG
- a CDS encoding IclR family transcriptional regulator: MTTTGSPVQAAKTTFEIIDTLRELDGAGVSELAERLGMPTSTIHDHLRTLENEEYLINDDGTYRVGARFLELGEQARNRMKVFKVARPEVESLAEETGEHANMMIEEHGLGVFLYKVRGSEAVQLDTHAGKRVPLQTTAMGKSILAHRPREEVEAILDRHGLPDVTDNTITDREELFDVLDQVRERGYAFDDEERVDGIRCVAAPITDADDRAIAAVSVSGPKSRMLGDSFTDEFPDMVLRSANVIEVNLTYS, from the coding sequence ATGACGACTACGGGTTCTCCGGTCCAGGCCGCGAAGACGACGTTCGAGATAATCGACACGCTCCGCGAGCTCGACGGGGCTGGCGTCTCGGAGCTCGCCGAGCGGCTCGGCATGCCGACCAGCACCATCCACGACCACCTGCGGACCCTGGAGAACGAGGAGTACCTCATCAACGACGACGGGACCTACCGGGTCGGCGCCCGGTTCCTGGAGCTGGGTGAACAGGCCCGTAACCGGATGAAGGTGTTCAAGGTCGCCCGCCCCGAGGTCGAGAGCCTCGCCGAGGAGACCGGCGAGCACGCCAACATGATGATCGAAGAACACGGCCTCGGCGTGTTCCTCTACAAGGTCCGCGGGTCCGAAGCCGTCCAGCTCGACACTCACGCGGGCAAGCGCGTCCCGCTCCAGACGACGGCGATGGGGAAGTCCATCCTCGCCCACCGGCCGCGAGAGGAGGTCGAGGCCATCCTGGACCGGCACGGCCTCCCCGACGTCACCGACAACACCATCACCGACAGGGAGGAGCTGTTCGACGTCCTCGACCAGGTCCGCGAACGCGGCTACGCCTTCGACGACGAGGAACGGGTCGACGGCATCCGCTGTGTCGCCGCGCCGATCACCGACGCCGACGACCGGGCCATCGCCGCCGTGAGCGTCTCCGGCCCGAAGAGCCGCATGCTCGGCGACTCCTTCACCGACGAGTTCCCGGACATGGTGCTCCGCAGCGCCAACGTCATCGAGGTAAATCTCACGTACTCGTAA
- a CDS encoding IclR family transcriptional regulator, translating to MTDGVVDDSGRTIQSVEIAFAVIDALQETGSAGVTELAELLDHSKSTIHSHLRTLEAQRIVVRDGDGYRLSLRILDMATHVRDQVGNYDVIREEVDALAAETGEVAQFGIEEHGQLSYLYKQAGERAVETASRVGTQQPMYATALGKTILASLPDDRACEIIQAQRFEAQTPTTITSAEALAAELDTIRERGYGIDDEENIEGLRCVAAPVTSDETVLGAVSVTGPASRVTHDRIHDELAEEARRAANVIELNTKFAKLGGSGRRK from the coding sequence ATGACAGACGGCGTGGTGGACGACTCCGGACGCACGATCCAGTCGGTGGAGATAGCGTTCGCCGTCATCGACGCGCTACAGGAGACCGGCAGCGCCGGCGTGACGGAGCTCGCGGAGTTACTCGACCACTCGAAGAGCACGATCCACAGCCACCTGCGGACGCTCGAAGCCCAGCGGATCGTCGTCCGGGACGGTGACGGCTACCGGCTCAGCCTCCGCATCCTCGACATGGCGACCCACGTCAGAGACCAGGTGGGGAACTACGACGTGATCCGTGAGGAGGTGGACGCACTCGCCGCCGAGACCGGCGAGGTCGCCCAGTTCGGGATCGAAGAGCACGGGCAGCTGTCGTACCTCTACAAGCAGGCCGGCGAGCGCGCCGTCGAGACGGCCTCGCGCGTGGGAACCCAGCAGCCGATGTACGCGACGGCGCTCGGCAAGACCATCCTCGCGTCCCTTCCCGACGACCGGGCCTGCGAGATTATCCAGGCCCAGCGCTTCGAGGCCCAGACGCCGACGACGATAACGAGCGCCGAAGCACTCGCCGCCGAACTGGACACCATCCGTGAGCGGGGCTACGGCATCGACGACGAGGAGAACATCGAGGGCCTGCGGTGCGTCGCCGCGCCCGTCACGAGCGACGAGACGGTACTGGGCGCGGTCAGCGTCACCGGCCCGGCCAGTCGGGTCACCCACGACCGCATCCACGACGAACTCGCCGAGGAGGCCAGGCGAGCGGCGAACGTCATCGAGCTCAACACGAAGTTCGCGAAGCTGGGCGGGAGTGGACGGAGAAAATAG
- the gfo6 gene encoding D-xylose 1-dehydrogenase Gfo6, translating into MLDWIDSYEERAWQTTTDGTVRYALLGLGWWTIDVALPAIESSDLGEVTTFVSSSTEKAERLADENDVANGISYDEFHDGEASDEFDAVYVGTPNAYHLEYVETAADLDKAVICEKPMESTVERAERLVEACEEADVPLMVAYRMHTDPAVQRAKELIDEGFLGDPVSVHGNNSQPLLKMIPDPDQWRLDPDLSGYGTSVMDLGIYSINTARYLLDRDPVAVQSQMSSHHDAFQDVPDERSAAILVLEDDVKMVTTDSQHAQEDTELKITGTEGQIEFQPAFHGEVTLKLSRGDVTVTVDHDTFDAEREMEEEFDYFADRVLTGGEIHADGRHGLQDMRVIEAIHESAESGDVVKL; encoded by the coding sequence ATGCTCGACTGGATCGACAGTTACGAGGAACGCGCGTGGCAGACGACGACCGACGGCACGGTCAGGTACGCCCTGCTCGGCCTGGGCTGGTGGACGATAGACGTCGCCCTCCCGGCCATCGAATCGTCGGACCTGGGCGAGGTGACCACCTTCGTCAGCAGTTCGACCGAGAAGGCCGAACGGCTCGCCGACGAGAACGACGTGGCCAACGGCATCAGCTACGACGAGTTCCACGACGGCGAAGCGAGCGACGAGTTCGACGCCGTCTACGTCGGAACGCCCAACGCCTACCACCTGGAGTACGTGGAGACGGCCGCCGACCTCGACAAGGCGGTCATCTGCGAGAAACCCATGGAGTCGACCGTCGAACGCGCCGAACGGCTGGTCGAGGCCTGCGAGGAGGCAGACGTCCCCCTGATGGTCGCCTACCGGATGCACACCGACCCCGCCGTCCAGCGGGCGAAAGAACTGATCGACGAGGGGTTCCTCGGCGACCCGGTGTCCGTCCACGGCAACAACAGCCAGCCGCTGTTGAAGATGATCCCCGACCCCGACCAGTGGCGCCTCGACCCCGACCTGTCGGGCTACGGCACCTCGGTGATGGATCTCGGCATCTACTCGATCAACACCGCGCGCTACCTGCTGGACCGGGACCCCGTCGCCGTCCAGTCCCAGATGAGTTCCCACCACGATGCGTTCCAGGACGTCCCGGACGAGCGCTCGGCCGCCATCCTCGTGCTGGAAGACGACGTGAAGATGGTGACGACGGACAGCCAGCACGCCCAGGAGGACACCGAACTGAAGATCACCGGGACGGAGGGCCAGATCGAGTTCCAGCCCGCCTTCCACGGCGAGGTGACGCTCAAACTGTCCCGCGGCGACGTCACGGTCACGGTCGACCACGACACGTTCGACGCCGAGCGAGAGATGGAGGAGGAGTTCGACTACTTCGCCGACCGCGTCCTCACCGGCGGGGAGATCCACGCGGACGGACGCCACGGACTGCAGGACATGCGCGTCATCGAGGCGATCCACGAGTCGGCCGAGAGCGGCGACGTCGTCAAACTCTAG